One segment of Sphaerodactylus townsendi isolate TG3544 linkage group LG17, MPM_Stown_v2.3, whole genome shotgun sequence DNA contains the following:
- the LOC125424677 gene encoding translation initiation factor IF-2-like, with amino-acid sequence MLPPPPPPPPWRDRLLPLRSCARRLARPPRPSPQRANRGAVPRPPGQCGAGSARRGRGTSSARLFGPGGPAPSPARGRPALLREGGVGGAGGSPCGRPGRIPTCARQTREPPRGPARPLCWGSAEAEEKPGAQAAALPAGGPGGLEPSCPLAPACSPLTVGRPGTKSPFIGQLNKPRSKGLNRRRWRLESTYLRKAEGLQPRRKGRRHPVQATDGGPLPSWEQLPGDPCLQKQLAQGPVDGPALWLGQLPPEGSQSAAPRRGSA; translated from the exons atgctgccgccgccgccgccgccgccgccgtggcGGGACCGACTCCTGCCGCTGCGCTCCTGCGCCCGCCGCCTGGCCCggccgccacgcccctcgcccCAGCGCGCCAATCGGGGAGCAGTGCCGCGGCCGCCGGGCCAATGCGGGGCCGGCTCCGCGCGGCGGGGGCGCGGGACTTCCTCCGCCCGCTTGTTTGGGCCGGGCGGCCCCGCCCCCTCGCCAGCACGTGGGCGCCCCGCCCTGCTCCGCGAAGGGGGCGTGGGCGGGGCCGGCGGCTCTCCCTGCGGGCGCCCCGGGCGCATTCCCACGTGCGCCCGGCAGACGCGCGAGCCGCCCCGGGGCCCCGCCCGCCCGCTCTGCTGGGGGTCTGCGGAGGCGGAAGAGAAGCCAGGAGCCCAGGCGGCCGCCCTCCCTGCAGG TGGCCCCGGTGGCCTGGAGCCCAGTTGCCCTTTGGCCCCCGCTTGCTCCCCCTTGACCGTCGGACGGCCCGGCACAAAGAGCCCCTTCATCGGGCAGCTGAATAAGCCCAGATCAAAAGGGCTGAACCGGAGGAGATGGCGCCTGGAAAGCACTTATTTGCGCAAGGCTGAGGGGCTGCAGccgaggaggaagggaaggcgccACCCGGTGCAAGCCACGGACGGAGGGCCGCTGCCGTCTTGGGAGCAACTGCCTGGTGACCCCTGCTTGCAGAAGCAGCTCGCCCAAGGGCCGGTGGACGGTCCTGCACTCTGGCTCGGTCAGCTCCCCCCAGAAGGATCCCAGTCGGCTGCCCCAAGAAGAGGCTCTgcctga